One genomic region from Augochlora pura isolate Apur16 chromosome 7, APUR_v2.2.1, whole genome shotgun sequence encodes:
- the LOC144473233 gene encoding cyclin N-terminal domain-containing protein 1 isoform X3 has product MDLDTAYIEPLLEDWLVDIQTAIKREENLVRADDEFYMPFVAIPEPIVDTIFHITKYLDLGPDTKYITIHLYDKFMCKYFWEVYKAEIIDHAGGSWTEVCNKISSQSKLYLMSCLQLASKMDSYSKNLTISQVLHILQWIDKSTEYDHSIVFSSEYKVFQMIGYKIPLCTPINCIEVLLAATGLRNTFNMHKITTVLLDLVYLQKEKLYSHLQCSIQGHVAKTAPEKRDLMALESNFLFLGASIVLCATFFNFVEAETAKVISSKLSELVDIESDNIWDLANVLFVLAIQE; this is encoded by the exons ATGGATTTGGACACAGCCTACATTG AACCTTTACTTGAAGATTGGTTAGTAGATATTCAAACAGCTATTAAACGGGAAGAGAATCTCGTCAGAGCCGATGATGAATTTTATATGCCTTTCGTTG CGATTCCGGAACCGATCGTGgacacaatttttcatataacaaaatatttagatttgGGTCCAGATACCAAATACATTACTATTCATTTGTATGATAAGTTCATGTGCAAGTATTTTTGGGAAGTCTACAAAGCTGAAATTATTGACCATGCAGGAGGATCTTGGACGGAAgtctgtaataaaatatccaGCCAATCGAAATTGTATCTTATGTCTTGTTTACAATTAGCTAGCAAAATGGATTCCTATTCAAAGAATTTGACAATTTCTCAA GTACTTCATATTTTACAGTGGATAGACAAAAGTACCGAATACGATCACAGCATTGTTTTTTCATCAGAATATAAAGTATTCCAAATGATAGGATACAAGATACCATTATGTACCCCAATAAACTGCATAGAAGTACTTCTAGCTGCAACAGGTTTAAGAAACACATTTAACATGCACAAAATAACTACAGTTTTATTGgatttagtttatttacag AAAGAGAAACTATATTCACATCTACAGTGCTCGATTCAAGGACATGTAGCTAAGACTGCCCCGGAAAAAAGGGATCTCATGGCGTTGGAatcgaatttcttatttttaggAGCTTCTATCGTCCTTTgtgcaacattttttaatttcgtagaaGCTGAAACAGCAAAAGTTATCTCGTCGAAGTTGTCAGAGTTGGTGGACATTGAATCAGATAATATATGGGACCTGGCCAATGTACTTTTTGTACTGGCGattcaagaataa
- the LOC144473233 gene encoding cyclin N-terminal domain-containing protein 1 isoform X1 yields MDLDTAYIEPLLEDWLVDIQTAIKREENLVRADDEFYMPFVGNYECLFSKQLIIMRWMFIQLITCTAIPEPIVDTIFHITKYLDLGPDTKYITIHLYDKFMCKYFWEVYKAEIIDHAGGSWTEVCNKISSQSKLYLMSCLQLASKMDSYSKNLTISQVLHILQWIDKSTEYDHSIVFSSEYKVFQMIGYKIPLCTPINCIEVLLAATGLRNTFNMHKITTVLLDLVYLQKEKLYSHLQCSIQGHVAKTAPEKRDLMALESNFLFLGASIVLCATFFNFVEAETAKVISSKLSELVDIESDNIWDLANVLFVLAIQE; encoded by the exons ATGGATTTGGACACAGCCTACATTG AACCTTTACTTGAAGATTGGTTAGTAGATATTCAAACAGCTATTAAACGGGAAGAGAATCTCGTCAGAGCCGATGATGAATTTTATATGCCTTTCGTTGGTAACTATGAATGTCTGTTTTCcaagcaattaataattatgcgtTGGATGTTCATACAATTAATTACTTGTACAGCGATTCCGGAACCGATCGTGgacacaatttttcatataacaaaatatttagatttgGGTCCAGATACCAAATACATTACTATTCATTTGTATGATAAGTTCATGTGCAAGTATTTTTGGGAAGTCTACAAAGCTGAAATTATTGACCATGCAGGAGGATCTTGGACGGAAgtctgtaataaaatatccaGCCAATCGAAATTGTATCTTATGTCTTGTTTACAATTAGCTAGCAAAATGGATTCCTATTCAAAGAATTTGACAATTTCTCAA GTACTTCATATTTTACAGTGGATAGACAAAAGTACCGAATACGATCACAGCATTGTTTTTTCATCAGAATATAAAGTATTCCAAATGATAGGATACAAGATACCATTATGTACCCCAATAAACTGCATAGAAGTACTTCTAGCTGCAACAGGTTTAAGAAACACATTTAACATGCACAAAATAACTACAGTTTTATTGgatttagtttatttacag AAAGAGAAACTATATTCACATCTACAGTGCTCGATTCAAGGACATGTAGCTAAGACTGCCCCGGAAAAAAGGGATCTCATGGCGTTGGAatcgaatttcttatttttaggAGCTTCTATCGTCCTTTgtgcaacattttttaatttcgtagaaGCTGAAACAGCAAAAGTTATCTCGTCGAAGTTGTCAGAGTTGGTGGACATTGAATCAGATAATATATGGGACCTGGCCAATGTACTTTTTGTACTGGCGattcaagaataa
- the LOC144473233 gene encoding cyclin N-terminal domain-containing protein 1 isoform X2, giving the protein MDLDTAYIEPLLEDWLVDIQTAIKREENLVRADDEFYMPFVGNYECLFSKQLIIMRWMFIQLITCTAIPEPIVDTIFHITKYLDLGPDTKYITIHLYDKFMCKYFWEVYKAEIIDHAGGSWTEVCNKISSQSKLYLMSCLQLASKMDSYSKNLTISQWIDKSTEYDHSIVFSSEYKVFQMIGYKIPLCTPINCIEVLLAATGLRNTFNMHKITTVLLDLVYLQKEKLYSHLQCSIQGHVAKTAPEKRDLMALESNFLFLGASIVLCATFFNFVEAETAKVISSKLSELVDIESDNIWDLANVLFVLAIQE; this is encoded by the exons ATGGATTTGGACACAGCCTACATTG AACCTTTACTTGAAGATTGGTTAGTAGATATTCAAACAGCTATTAAACGGGAAGAGAATCTCGTCAGAGCCGATGATGAATTTTATATGCCTTTCGTTGGTAACTATGAATGTCTGTTTTCcaagcaattaataattatgcgtTGGATGTTCATACAATTAATTACTTGTACAGCGATTCCGGAACCGATCGTGgacacaatttttcatataacaaaatatttagatttgGGTCCAGATACCAAATACATTACTATTCATTTGTATGATAAGTTCATGTGCAAGTATTTTTGGGAAGTCTACAAAGCTGAAATTATTGACCATGCAGGAGGATCTTGGACGGAAgtctgtaataaaatatccaGCCAATCGAAATTGTATCTTATGTCTTGTTTACAATTAGCTAGCAAAATGGATTCCTATTCAAAGAATTTGACAATTTCTCAA TGGATAGACAAAAGTACCGAATACGATCACAGCATTGTTTTTTCATCAGAATATAAAGTATTCCAAATGATAGGATACAAGATACCATTATGTACCCCAATAAACTGCATAGAAGTACTTCTAGCTGCAACAGGTTTAAGAAACACATTTAACATGCACAAAATAACTACAGTTTTATTGgatttagtttatttacag AAAGAGAAACTATATTCACATCTACAGTGCTCGATTCAAGGACATGTAGCTAAGACTGCCCCGGAAAAAAGGGATCTCATGGCGTTGGAatcgaatttcttatttttaggAGCTTCTATCGTCCTTTgtgcaacattttttaatttcgtagaaGCTGAAACAGCAAAAGTTATCTCGTCGAAGTTGTCAGAGTTGGTGGACATTGAATCAGATAATATATGGGACCTGGCCAATGTACTTTTTGTACTGGCGattcaagaataa